In Leptolyngbya sp. CCY15150, a genomic segment contains:
- the patD gene encoding heterocyst frequency control protein PatD, which yields MVSLPYPSRYQTLKEQLQVVERLAIAPQPEVAQIQAAFLQAQQWFQQAILDDTEAAIPEAIAGEVQAYGVELNKQIRLLGIDVMFLQSSRQAQTRMQRQAQMRDRLQLLQTYCDRVLSLGSDPAAADGPDA from the coding sequence ATGGTCTCTCTCCCCTATCCGTCTCGCTATCAAACCCTCAAAGAGCAGTTGCAGGTTGTGGAGCGTTTGGCGATCGCGCCCCAACCCGAAGTTGCTCAGATACAGGCCGCCTTCCTGCAGGCGCAGCAGTGGTTTCAGCAGGCGATTTTGGATGATACAGAGGCTGCGATCCCCGAGGCGATCGCGGGGGAGGTGCAGGCCTATGGGGTGGAGCTGAATAAGCAGATACGGTTGCTGGGTATCGATGTGATGTTTTTGCAATCCTCGCGCCAAGCCCAAACCCGTATGCAGCGCCAGGCCCAGATGCGCGATCGCCTGCAGTTGCTACAAACCTATTGCGATCGCGTCCTGTCCCTAGGATCTGATCCCGCCGCCGCAGATGGCCCCGACGCATAG
- a CDS encoding bifunctional (p)ppGpp synthetase/guanosine-3',5'-bis(diphosphate) 3'-pyrophosphohydrolase, whose amino-acid sequence MNVTALPTLPVDLTLPTWLRECILSHQDCGDEPQDDASSRDSPPVLQGDALVCQAFEFAYCLHRDQRRASGEPYIAHPVAVAELLRDLGGSADMIAAGFLHDVVEDTEVPSEEIEARFGAEVRQLVDGVTKLSKFNFSSKTERQAENFRRMFLAMAQDIRVIVVKLADRLHNMRTLEHLPDDKRRRIARETREIFAPLANRLGIGRFKWELEDLAFKYLEPDSYREIQQLVADKRTDREDRLQQVASILRDRLDQLGIHCLDVSGRPKHLYGIYQKMQRQGKEFEQIYDIAAVRIIVQDNDECYRALAVVHDAFRPIPGRFKDYIGLPKPNRYQSLHTVVIGSSGRPIEVQIRTMAMHHVAEYGIAAHWKYKETGHSNARLTTDDEKFTWLRQLLDWQNDLKDAQEYLDSVRDNLFDDDVYVFTPNGDVVALNRGATPIDFAYRIHTEVGNHCSGARVNGRIVTLDTDLHNGDIVEVMTQKNSHPSLDWLNFVVTPGARNRIRQWYKRSHRDENIARGRDMLEKELGKPGFESQLKSAPMQTTAERCNYQAVDDLLAGLGYGEVTLNHVVNRLREAIKVTQPLPTAVDVNPDEAEQMRLAAAPAPAKTTPPSHDSPIAGVEGLLYHLAGCCNPLPGESITGVVTLGSRGISIHRQGCKNVMDVPGDRLIPVSWNAHATRSSRPQTYPVQIQIEVIDRVGVLKDILSRLSDYHINVRSAQVKTFPGQTAIIDLGLDICDRDQLDRTLTQIRKMSDILNLHRTGQVEG is encoded by the coding sequence ATGAATGTGACCGCTCTCCCAACTCTCCCCGTTGATCTAACCCTGCCAACTTGGCTGCGTGAGTGCATCCTGTCTCACCAAGACTGTGGTGACGAGCCCCAGGATGATGCGTCGAGCAGAGATTCTCCGCCGGTGCTCCAAGGCGATGCGCTAGTGTGTCAGGCCTTTGAGTTTGCCTACTGTCTGCACCGCGATCAGCGGCGGGCGTCGGGAGAGCCCTACATTGCTCATCCTGTAGCCGTAGCCGAACTCCTGCGAGACTTGGGTGGCAGTGCCGATATGATTGCGGCTGGTTTCTTACACGATGTTGTGGAAGATACGGAGGTGCCTTCGGAAGAAATTGAGGCACGCTTTGGGGCAGAGGTGCGCCAGTTGGTCGATGGCGTCACCAAGCTTTCTAAATTTAATTTTTCTAGTAAAACTGAGCGTCAGGCTGAAAACTTCCGGCGGATGTTTTTGGCCATGGCCCAGGATATTCGGGTCATCGTCGTGAAGCTAGCCGATCGCTTACATAACATGCGAACGCTGGAGCATCTGCCTGATGATAAACGCCGTCGCATTGCGCGGGAAACTCGGGAAATTTTTGCCCCCTTAGCCAACCGCTTAGGGATCGGGCGTTTTAAGTGGGAACTGGAGGATCTGGCCTTCAAGTATTTGGAGCCTGACAGCTACCGTGAGATCCAGCAACTGGTGGCCGATAAGCGAACGGATCGGGAAGATCGCCTACAGCAGGTGGCCTCCATCCTTCGCGATCGCCTCGATCAGTTGGGCATTCACTGTTTGGATGTCAGCGGTCGCCCCAAGCATCTGTATGGCATCTACCAAAAAATGCAGCGCCAGGGCAAGGAATTTGAGCAAATCTACGATATTGCAGCGGTGCGCATTATTGTGCAAGACAATGATGAATGTTATCGAGCGCTGGCCGTGGTGCATGATGCCTTCCGCCCCATTCCCGGACGCTTCAAGGACTATATTGGTCTACCCAAGCCCAACCGCTACCAATCGCTGCATACGGTGGTCATTGGCAGTTCTGGACGGCCCATTGAGGTGCAAATTCGCACCATGGCCATGCACCATGTGGCGGAATATGGGATTGCGGCCCATTGGAAATACAAGGAGACCGGACATTCCAATGCGCGGTTAACCACCGATGATGAAAAGTTCACTTGGCTGCGGCAGTTGCTGGACTGGCAGAACGACCTGAAAGATGCCCAGGAATATCTCGACAGCGTTCGCGACAATTTGTTTGACGACGATGTCTATGTATTCACGCCCAATGGAGACGTGGTGGCGCTAAATCGCGGGGCCACCCCCATTGACTTTGCCTATCGCATCCATACGGAGGTGGGCAACCACTGTTCTGGTGCAAGGGTGAATGGTCGCATCGTCACCCTCGACACCGATTTACACAATGGCGACATTGTGGAGGTGATGACCCAGAAGAATTCTCACCCGAGCCTAGATTGGCTCAACTTTGTGGTGACACCGGGGGCACGCAATCGCATTCGCCAATGGTATAAGCGATCGCACCGGGATGAAAACATTGCCCGTGGCCGCGACATGCTGGAGAAAGAGCTGGGCAAACCTGGGTTTGAATCCCAACTCAAGTCTGCGCCTATGCAAACGACGGCCGAGCGCTGCAATTACCAAGCCGTGGATGATCTGCTAGCGGGGCTGGGCTATGGGGAAGTCACCCTCAACCATGTGGTCAACCGTCTGCGGGAGGCCATTAAGGTAACGCAGCCATTACCCACAGCGGTGGATGTGAACCCGGATGAGGCCGAACAAATGCGGCTGGCGGCCGCCCCAGCCCCCGCGAAAACGACGCCTCCTAGCCATGATTCACCCATTGCTGGCGTAGAAGGGTTGCTGTATCACCTAGCTGGCTGCTGCAATCCTCTGCCGGGAGAATCAATTACGGGGGTGGTTACCCTTGGCAGTCGAGGAATTTCCATCCACCGTCAGGGCTGCAAAAATGTCATGGATGTACCGGGCGATCGCTTGATTCCCGTCAGTTGGAATGCCCATGCAACCCGCAGTTCTCGTCCCCAAACCTATCCGGTGCAGATTCAGATTGAGGTGATAGACCGAGTCGGGGTTTTGAAGGATATTCTGTCGCGCTTGAGTGACTACCACATCAACGTGCGTAGCGCTCAGGTGAAAACCTTCCCTGGGCAAACCGCCATCATTGACCTTGGGCTCGACATTTGCGATCGCGACCAGCTCGATCGCACCCTCACCCAAATTCGCAAGATGAGCGATATCCTCAACCTCCATCGCACAGGACAGGTGGAAGGCTAG
- a CDS encoding homoserine dehydrogenase has translation MGFKVGLLGLGTVGTGTVDIMLHPEQRHPLVGQLELHRVGVRSLDKPRQVAVPTDILTTDLEAIVTSPEVDIVVELIGGLEPARSLILKAIAHGKHVVTANKAVIARYGDEIFTAAEKAGVYVLLEAAVGGGIPVIEPLKQSLSANRIQSILGIINGTTNYILTRMTQEGGDFAEILADAQQLGYAEADPTADVDGLDAADKIAILASLAFGGRVKRSEVYCEGIRRVSAADIAYAEKLGFAIKLLAIAKRDDDAPALLDKFQQADHLQIRVHPTLVPKSHPLASVNQVYNAILIEGDPVGEVMFFGPGAGAGPTASAVVSDILNIAAILTVDRAGPSSDRKPLDPLLACAHQHYCTLAPMDDLVTRFYARLITHDYPGVIGQLGTCFGQHQVSLESVVQTDVKGDRAEIVVVTHDVREGNMNQALEEIRGFDAVEEVASVLRVL, from the coding sequence GTGGGATTTAAGGTAGGTTTACTAGGGCTGGGAACGGTAGGAACCGGAACCGTAGATATTATGCTGCATCCAGAGCAGCGCCATCCCTTAGTGGGGCAGTTGGAGCTTCACCGAGTGGGGGTGCGATCGCTAGATAAACCTCGTCAGGTTGCAGTTCCCACCGATATCCTCACGACAGACCTAGAGGCGATTGTGACCAGTCCTGAGGTGGATATTGTGGTGGAGCTGATCGGCGGGCTAGAACCGGCGCGATCGCTGATCCTCAAGGCGATCGCCCATGGTAAGCATGTGGTCACGGCCAATAAGGCGGTGATTGCTCGCTATGGCGATGAAATTTTTACCGCTGCGGAAAAGGCTGGGGTGTATGTGCTGCTGGAGGCAGCGGTGGGGGGCGGCATTCCGGTGATTGAACCCCTGAAACAATCCCTGAGCGCCAACCGCATTCAGAGCATCTTGGGCATTATCAACGGCACCACCAACTACATCCTCACCCGCATGACCCAGGAGGGCGGTGACTTTGCTGAAATCCTTGCCGATGCCCAACAGCTTGGCTATGCCGAAGCCGACCCCACTGCCGACGTGGATGGTCTCGATGCAGCGGATAAAATTGCCATTTTGGCCTCCCTCGCCTTTGGCGGTCGCGTGAAGCGATCGGAGGTCTATTGCGAAGGTATCCGCCGGGTGAGTGCCGCTGACATTGCCTATGCGGAAAAACTAGGCTTTGCGATTAAGCTCTTGGCGATCGCTAAACGGGATGATGATGCCCCAGCCTTGTTGGATAAGTTCCAGCAAGCGGATCATCTGCAAATTCGCGTCCATCCTACCCTAGTGCCCAAGAGCCATCCCCTGGCCAGCGTCAATCAGGTCTATAACGCCATTTTGATTGAAGGCGATCCGGTGGGAGAGGTGATGTTTTTTGGCCCAGGGGCCGGGGCCGGGCCAACCGCCAGCGCGGTGGTATCCGATATTTTGAACATTGCTGCCATCCTCACGGTGGATCGAGCTGGGCCAAGCAGCGATCGCAAACCCCTTGACCCACTCCTGGCCTGTGCCCATCAGCACTACTGCACCCTGGCCCCCATGGACGACCTGGTCACCCGCTTCTACGCGCGCCTGATCACCCATGACTATCCCGGCGTGATTGGTCAACTCGGCACCTGTTTTGGTCAGCATCAGGTCAGTTTAGAGTCTGTGGTGCAAACCGATGTGAAGGGCGATCGCGCTGAAATTGTGGTGGTTACCCATGATGTACGGGAAGGCAATATGAATCAGGCCCTAGAGGAGATCCGCGGGTTTGATGCGGTGGAAGAGGTGGCCAGCGTTCTGCGGGTGCTGTAG